AGACCAAACCAGCAGCAAAAGAACCTAAAATTGCCTCTAATTGAATGGCAGCGGCAAAGTATGCCATCACAAAGGCAAAGATAAGTGCTGGTATCACTAATCCACCACGAGTTTTTAACTTTTTCGCAATTGCTACAAAGGTATTACTGAAAACATTTCCAAGAACAATTGCGCCCACTAGGAAACTACTGGCACTAATGATCAGATAAATGACTTTACCGACATCTACTGAACCTTCTTTTGCAAGACTTGCCACCACTGCTAAAACGATAATTCCTAAGACATCATCAATTACAGCAGCACCTAAAATAATTTGCCCTTCTTTGGAGTTGAGACGCCCAAGTTCTGACAATACCTTAGAAGTGATACCAATACTTGTAGCAGTTAAAGCTGCTCCTGCAAAAATTGCTGGTACTGCTGGAATACCAAAAAAAGCCATTAATCCTACCGTACCAGCAGTAAAGGGTACTACCACACCCACTACCGCTACCACACTCGCTTGGACACCTACAGCTACCAAATCTTTGATGTTTGATTCCAAACCAATTTCAAACAGCAGAATGATGACACCAAGTTCTGACAATACGGAAATGACCTCAGACTGCGTTTTAAACACAGCATCAGCAGCGGCTGGATTCAGACCACCAGTGGTTTGAAGGAAAGTCATGATTAAAGAGTTGGAACTATCTGCGCCCCCTTCTGGAAACACTAATAGATGGAGGACAGAAATACCTACCACGACACCAGCTACCAGTTCTCCCAACACTGGCGGTAACCCAAAGCGGTTTGAAAGTTCTCCGCCAACTTTACTAGCAAGGTAAATGACGACCATGCTCAGCAGCACTGCTGCTAGTACTAGTGAACTATCTGCTGTTTCTGTCGCGGTTGCGAATAAGGGTAATGAGAAGGTTGTGAAATCTAACTGCATTGATTATTCTGGAAAATCCTTCCCTCTAATTTACAAGTTCATTGAACACTACACTCATAGAGGCGCTACAAAAAGCATTGATAAATCAATTCATGCCCCCTGTTAATTCGATAAAGCGCTGCCAATGAGACTGTCATACTGGGACTAGAGATAGTCTGCAAGAGGGGTGGACTACTAGGGAGCCAGATGCGTGGCTGTTGGGAAACCCTCAAAGCAGCAGGTTGTCGTCACCGCCTGCGCCGTGCTGGTTCACCAAATCACCAGTTTCCATCGTACGCAGATGCTTAAGAGCCAAACGCAATTGCTAACTAATCCCAAACTGTATTGCTATCCCGTTCTAAATAGCAGTAGGAATACTCGTCTGGTTCTGTTTTCAGCAGCCAGTATCCCATAAATTTTCTCCTTCAATTGTTTGCAGTTAACAGTTAACAGTATTCCAATAGCTATTTTTCAGTTACTAAAAATGTAACTGCTTAGACTTTAGACAGTAATCGTGTCAAAGTAAAAATACCTCCTATTTAGACACACTACCGCTTGTGTGTTCTCCAAATGGATAGGGAGTGTTAGTTGTGTGTTGTTTCTTGTTAGCAATGAGTGGTTAGTTTTTGGTTCAGCCTAACCACTCAGGATTTTTCACAACTTACTAGATCTTCATAGATGAATAATTTTTAGAGGAGTGAACGTTTTGTGAATACAAATGCTATATTTGGTTCTCAGTTAAATGCTGGGAACCGGTGGAAATTTCTATTTTTAGCGTTGCTTGTATATATAAGTAGTACCCAACCTGTTTTGGCGCAGCAGAAAGAGACGATGTTGCGTACTTTGAGTGTTAATGGTCGTGGAATGGAGACCATTCCTACAACTTTGTCTCAAGTCAGTTTGGGAGTAGAGGTTCAGGGAAAAACAGCACAGCAGGTACAACAAGAAGCTGCTCGCAGGTCATCTGCAGTGGTTGCTTTAGTAAAAAGCCGTAATGTGCAAAAATTACAGACCACGGGGATTAGTCTCAACCCAGTATACAGTTACGACAATAAAGTGCAGCGGATTACAGGCTATGCTGCTTCTAATGTTGTCAGTTTTCGGATTCCCACTGAACGCGCGGGTACTCTGTTAGATGAAGCGGTCAAAGCTGGTGCGACTCAAATTAACGGCATAAGTTTTGTTGCTAGCGATGAGGCGATAACCCTTGCTCAACAACAAGCATTAAAAAAAGCCACTCAAGATGCTCAACAGCAAGCTCAAGCAGTTTTGAGTACTTTGGGTTTCCAACCTAAAGAAGTTGTCAACATTCAAATAAATGGAGCCAGCACACCTCCACCACCAAGACCTGTATTACGTGCCGAGTATAGTAAGGCAGCAGCATTAGATGCTTCCACCCCTATAGTCGGTAGTGAGCAGCAGGTGGAAGCTACGGTGACATTACAAATTAGTTATTAGTCACCTGTTTTGACCGAGACAATTTTAGATTTTGGATTTTGGATTAAAGCTTCGGCTTCGCTCAGCTTTAACCCTTAGCGTTCGCCCTTGGCGTGTCCGAAGGACTCAGCCGAAGGGTTAAAATCTAAAATCAAAAAAAAGGTTTCAAGCCCCTGACTTGAGTCGTGGAGAAAAATAAATTTTCTTGGGATCTCAAGCCCCTGTCTTCGGTGATATGGGGTCAATCCTTCGGCTAAGCTCAGGGTTAATCTAAAATCTAAAATTCAAAATCCAAAATTGATTGACTTTTTACTAAATTAGAAATTATCAGGACTCATATCTACATCCGCATCTTCGACATCCCGTTTAGAACCTAGCAGTTGCAGCTGATCCACGATGATAACGGGTGTGGAGCGATTTGCTCCTGTGGCGCGATCGCTCCAACTATCAAATTTTAAGGAACCCTTAACAGCAATTTGTTTGCCTTTACGCACGTAATCACCTGCTACCTGCGCTGTTTTTCCCCATAATTCCAGATTAAACCAATCAGTATGTTCGCTGTCTCTTGTACGCCGATTGACTGCTAGTGTCAATTTACACTTGACACTACCTGACTCGAAATACTTCATATCCGGGTCAGTTCCTACACGACCAATGAGGGTAACGATATTTATGCTCATGTGCAATTTTCAGTACAAATGTATTTGTATTGTGAATACCATAGTAGCCAATTGCTATATTGTCTAGCATTGCGTTCCATAAAAAATAATTACAGTTGCCAAACACATGATATTAATCACTCTGTGGAAACTCTAAAACAATACGGATACACTTATGCCGCCTAGGAATATAGAACAATGGAAGCCTGAGACTGGTCAAAGATTACGAAAAATATATAAAAAGATAATCTAGTTTACTGGACTCAGGTTAAAAAACATAATACGATCCTGCACAATTCTCATTTGTGG
This portion of the Brasilonema sennae CENA114 genome encodes:
- a CDS encoding cation:proton antiporter, whose protein sequence is MQLDFTTFSLPLFATATETADSSLVLAAVLLSMVVIYLASKVGGELSNRFGLPPVLGELVAGVVVGISVLHLLVFPEGGADSSNSLIMTFLQTTGGLNPAAADAVFKTQSEVISVLSELGVIILLFEIGLESNIKDLVAVGVQASVVAVVGVVVPFTAGTVGLMAFFGIPAVPAIFAGAALTATSIGITSKVLSELGRLNSKEGQIILGAAVIDDVLGIIVLAVVASLAKEGSVDVGKVIYLIISASSFLVGAIVLGNVFSNTFVAIAKKLKTRGGLVIPALIFAFVMAYFAAAIQLEAILGSFAAGLVLDETDERVELQKQVLPIADILVPIFFVTVGAKTDLGVLNPAIPSNQEGLVMAVFLIIIAILGKVVTGFSVFGQPQINRLAIGVGMIPRGEVGLVFLGIGSSIGILSKPLEAAIIMMVILTTFIAPPLLRLVFPEPTTATAIQEMLLDNSSGKSLVIESPDSQDDK
- a CDS encoding SIMPL domain-containing protein, with protein sequence MNTNAIFGSQLNAGNRWKFLFLALLVYISSTQPVLAQQKETMLRTLSVNGRGMETIPTTLSQVSLGVEVQGKTAQQVQQEAARRSSAVVALVKSRNVQKLQTTGISLNPVYSYDNKVQRITGYAASNVVSFRIPTERAGTLLDEAVKAGATQINGISFVASDEAITLAQQQALKKATQDAQQQAQAVLSTLGFQPKEVVNIQINGASTPPPPRPVLRAEYSKAAALDASTPIVGSEQQVEATVTLQISY
- a CDS encoding single-stranded DNA-binding protein, with protein sequence MSINIVTLIGRVGTDPDMKYFESGSVKCKLTLAVNRRTRDSEHTDWFNLELWGKTAQVAGDYVRKGKQIAVKGSLKFDSWSDRATGANRSTPVIIVDQLQLLGSKRDVEDADVDMSPDNF